In the Bdellovibrionota bacterium genome, AATCAGGCGCGTTCGCCGTCGTCTTGGAGTGCGTTCCCGCGGAAGTGGCTGTCCGAATCACGAAGGCTATCCCGATTCCGACGATCGGAATCGGAGCGGGACCCGGTTGTGACGGACAGGTCCTCGTCGTCAACGACCTCCTTGGAAACACCGTTTCGCATGTCCCCAAGTTTGTGAAACCGACGGCGAACTTGCGAAGCATCATTGTCGAGGCGGCGAAGACGTACGTCACCCACGTGAAGGAAGGGAAAGCATGATTGCCGTGGATGTGGGGAACACCAAGAC is a window encoding:
- a CDS encoding 3-methyl-2-oxobutanoate hydroxymethyltransferase, which translates into the protein SGAFAVVLECVPAEVAVRITKAIPIPTIGIGAGPGCDGQVLVVNDLLGNTVSHVPKFVKPTANLRSIIVEAAKTYVTHVKEGKA